The following coding sequences are from one Pigmentibacter ruber window:
- a CDS encoding GDP-mannose 4,6-dehydratase, translating into MSKRNLGKVFVTGSDGFIGSHLVETLVERGFEVTALCQYNSFGKYGWLDDYTQNKCPHNLNLILGDIRDPFYLKKMIKGHDTVFHLAALIAIPYSYVAPQSYFETNVLGTLNVMEACLNYSNVSRFIHTSTSEVYGTAQFVPITEKHPLQGQSPYSASKIGADMAVESYYRSMSLPAVTLRPFNTYGPRQSMRAVIPTIISQVLSGNSEIKLGNLSATRDFNYVMDTVEAFIAVGENNNESILGQSFNTGTGQEISIQDICKLIAKITDKKFSIITENERIRPEKSEVERLLSDPSKLYQATGWKAKYSLEEGLIEVLNWMKNRKEYLLQKTIYYV; encoded by the coding sequence ATGTCTAAAAGAAATCTTGGAAAAGTATTTGTTACTGGAAGCGATGGGTTTATCGGTAGTCATTTAGTAGAAACCCTTGTTGAAAGAGGATTTGAGGTTACAGCATTATGTCAATATAACTCTTTTGGGAAATATGGTTGGCTTGACGATTATACTCAAAATAAATGTCCTCACAATTTAAATTTAATTTTAGGTGACATACGTGATCCTTTCTATCTAAAAAAAATGATAAAAGGCCATGATACAGTTTTTCATTTAGCTGCTTTAATTGCTATTCCCTACTCCTATGTAGCTCCGCAAAGTTATTTTGAGACAAACGTTTTGGGAACATTAAATGTCATGGAAGCATGTTTAAATTATTCAAATGTCTCTCGCTTTATCCATACTTCAACTAGCGAAGTTTATGGAACTGCACAGTTCGTTCCCATTACTGAAAAACATCCATTGCAAGGCCAATCTCCTTATTCTGCAAGCAAAATTGGGGCAGATATGGCTGTAGAATCTTATTATCGATCAATGTCTCTTCCAGCAGTAACATTAAGACCTTTTAATACTTATGGACCAAGGCAAAGTATGCGCGCAGTTATTCCAACTATCATTTCGCAAGTCTTGTCTGGGAATTCTGAAATTAAATTAGGAAACTTGAGTGCAACTCGTGATTTTAATTATGTAATGGATACAGTTGAAGCTTTTATTGCAGTTGGTGAAAATAATAATGAAAGTATTTTAGGACAAAGTTTTAATACAGGAACTGGACAAGAAATTTCTATTCAAGATATCTGTAAACTTATTGCTAAAATAACAGATAAAAAATTTTCTATTATTACAGAAAATGAAAGAATAAGACCAGAAAAAAGTGAAGTTGAAAGATTACTTTCGGATCCTTCGAAATTATATCAAGCTACTGGTTGGAAAGCAAAATATAGTCTTGAAGAGGGATTGATAGAAGTTCTCAATTGGATGAAAAATCGGAAAGAATATTTGTTGCAGAAAACTATTTACTATGTATGA
- a CDS encoding DegT/DnrJ/EryC1/StrS family aminotransferase: MINLHEPTFDLEDEEYVLKALRSSWVSTGGPFVNTFEKEFAEFVGAKHAISVCNGTIGIQLSIEALKYKQQTFQSFDIIIPSLTFIATANAIVHAGGSPKFIDVEENSFQFSIENFKNYTLNNYDYRFEQKCWVNKLTGNKLLAFIPVHVMGWSAAERQLLQEISEEFKITILEDAAEALGTYNLDGSHIGNSSLAAIYSFNGNKVLTTGGGGMITTNETEFAKHLKHLSTTAKIDNLRFIHDEVGYNFRLVNLLAALGCSQLKKLKSRLVRKKEIFNLYSKYLQSPFLSIYSQKNCNSNNWLICTVFEDFNLREKVLTVLLENKIQVRPLWMPCHLQPAYQTENNLLLANTEDIWKRTLSLPSSPQILDEEIKYISDLILFSLSGE; this comes from the coding sequence ATGATAAATTTACATGAGCCGACATTTGATCTTGAAGATGAAGAATATGTTCTTAAAGCATTGCGTTCTTCCTGGGTTTCGACAGGAGGTCCTTTCGTTAATACATTTGAAAAAGAATTTGCAGAGTTTGTAGGAGCAAAACATGCAATATCAGTTTGTAATGGAACTATAGGGATTCAACTTTCTATAGAAGCTTTAAAATACAAACAACAAACTTTCCAAAGTTTTGATATAATTATCCCTTCTTTGACTTTTATTGCGACAGCAAACGCTATCGTTCATGCTGGAGGCTCTCCGAAGTTCATTGATGTTGAAGAAAATTCATTCCAGTTTTCTATTGAAAACTTTAAAAACTATACTTTAAATAACTATGATTATAGATTTGAACAAAAGTGCTGGGTAAATAAGTTAACAGGAAATAAATTACTAGCTTTTATACCTGTACATGTAATGGGTTGGTCTGCTGCTGAAAGGCAATTATTACAAGAAATTTCTGAAGAATTTAAAATAACTATCTTAGAAGATGCAGCTGAAGCTTTAGGAACTTATAATTTAGATGGCTCGCATATAGGAAATTCTAGTTTAGCAGCAATTTATAGTTTTAATGGAAATAAAGTACTTACTACTGGTGGTGGTGGTATGATTACAACAAATGAAACTGAATTTGCAAAACATTTAAAACATTTATCAACAACTGCTAAAATAGATAATTTAAGATTTATTCATGATGAAGTTGGGTATAATTTTAGACTAGTTAATTTATTAGCTGCTTTAGGCTGTTCGCAATTAAAGAAATTAAAATCCAGATTAGTAAGGAAGAAAGAAATTTTTAATTTATATTCTAAATATTTACAATCACCATTTTTAAGCATATATAGCCAAAAAAATTGCAATTCAAATAATTGGCTAATTTGCACAGTTTTTGAAGATTTTAATTTGAGAGAAAAAGTTTTAACAGTTTTATTGGAAAATAAAATTCAGGTTCGACCTTTGTGGATGCCTTGTCATTTACAGCCAGCTTATCAAACGGAAAATAACTTATTATTGGCAAATACCGAAGATATTTGGAAAAGAACTTTATCTCTTCCGTCAAGTCCTCAAATATTGGATGAAGAAATAAAATATATTTCTGATTTAATTCTTTTCAGTCTTAGTGGTGAATAA
- a CDS encoding nucleotidyltransferase family protein — protein MINKFSPTFNETILSENATLKECLAHISKSGLLITCISSYQSKRFLGILSDSDIRKALLSGASLDDSSKKWINTNPVTAHVNSSVEELFELAHRVGKREIPLLDDHGHLADIFILGLNDIRTSEIKQKCLEAKSQISNYMFILAGGLGSRLRSIVNDRPKPLAIVGGKPIIETLVMQATSQGFNNFYVSTNYLADQIEEFLRLDKFSNLNINFVREKKALGTAGSIGLVKNKIHESLIVCNADILTNVQYAKILEEHEKQNADITCAVRSFQYTVPYGVVEVLDKKISNIVEKPKIDFLVNAGIYILNPRILELIEIDQYLNMTDFITKCTLKGKKIVPYLLHEYWIDVGLPEEYLKANNEYHLHFES, from the coding sequence ATGATAAATAAATTTTCTCCAACATTCAATGAAACAATTTTGTCAGAAAATGCGACTTTAAAAGAGTGTTTGGCACATATATCAAAATCAGGACTATTAATTACGTGTATATCTTCTTATCAAAGTAAAAGATTTCTGGGAATTTTATCGGATAGTGACATTCGTAAAGCTCTTTTAAGTGGAGCTTCATTAGATGATTCTTCTAAAAAATGGATTAATACCAATCCTGTTACAGCACATGTGAACAGTTCAGTTGAAGAATTATTTGAACTTGCGCATCGAGTTGGAAAAAGAGAAATCCCGCTTTTAGATGACCATGGTCATCTTGCTGATATCTTTATATTAGGCCTGAATGATATCCGTACTTCAGAGATAAAACAAAAATGTCTTGAAGCAAAAAGTCAAATTTCAAATTATATGTTCATTTTGGCTGGTGGATTGGGCTCCCGGCTAAGGTCTATTGTTAATGATAGACCGAAACCATTAGCAATTGTTGGGGGTAAACCAATCATTGAAACTCTTGTAATGCAAGCAACCTCTCAAGGGTTTAACAATTTTTATGTTTCAACTAATTATCTTGCAGATCAAATTGAAGAATTTTTACGATTAGATAAATTTTCTAATTTAAATATTAATTTTGTAAGAGAAAAAAAGGCACTTGGTACTGCAGGTTCAATAGGATTGGTTAAAAATAAGATTCACGAATCTTTAATAGTTTGCAATGCAGATATTTTAACAAATGTGCAATATGCAAAAATATTAGAAGAACATGAAAAACAAAATGCGGATATAACATGTGCGGTAAGATCTTTTCAATATACAGTTCCATATGGAGTTGTTGAAGTATTAGATAAAAAAATATCAAATATTGTTGAAAAACCTAAGATTGATTTTTTAGTAAATGCTGGTATTTATATATTAAATCCAAGGATTTTAGAATTAATTGAAATTGATCAGTATTTAAATATGACAGATTTTATTACAAAATGTACTCTGAAAGGAAAAAAAATTGTTCCTTATTTGTTACACGAATATTGGATTGATGTCGGTTTACCCGAAGAATATTTAAAAGCTAACAATGAATATCATCTTCATTTTGAAAGTTAA
- the neuC gene encoding UDP-N-acetylglucosamine 2-epimerase: MKKLLSQKNICVVTGSRSEYGLLYWILKTLFEDKEINLQIIVTGMHLSPEFGETYKQIEDDGFKISYKVEMLLSSDTKSSITKSVGLGVIGFADAYENLKPDLVILLGDRFEILAAAQSALIFQIPIAHIHGGEVTEGSIDESFRHAITKFSQIHFTATEEYRKRIIQMGENPDFVFNFGAPGLDAISKMVYFNQSDLEESLGIKFGNLNFLVTLHPVTIFSQEQNLNSVNELLNALREYPEAKIIFTKTNSDAFGIAINKLLEEFVQNNPLNCVIHSSLGHKRYLSLLKFVDVMIGNSSSAFIEAPIFNLPSINIGCRQNGRVAASSVINCSDNKDEIITSISKALSKEFKKLIEFQDLPYGKGGDNSIKICKQIKYFLLDSDFSKHKFIKKKFFDIANF, from the coding sequence ATGAAAAAATTATTATCACAAAAAAACATATGTGTAGTTACTGGTTCAAGATCAGAGTACGGTCTACTTTATTGGATTTTAAAGACATTATTTGAAGATAAAGAAATAAATTTACAAATTATAGTAACAGGTATGCATCTTTCACCAGAGTTTGGTGAGACTTACAAACAGATAGAAGATGATGGATTTAAAATTTCTTATAAAGTTGAAATGCTTTTATCTAGTGATACTAAATCTTCCATAACAAAATCTGTGGGCTTGGGGGTCATTGGGTTTGCTGATGCCTATGAAAATTTAAAACCAGATTTAGTTATTCTTTTAGGAGATAGATTTGAAATTTTAGCAGCGGCACAGTCAGCTTTAATTTTTCAAATACCTATTGCGCATATTCATGGAGGAGAAGTTACTGAAGGATCTATTGATGAATCTTTCCGGCATGCAATAACTAAATTTTCTCAAATACATTTCACAGCTACCGAAGAATATAGAAAAAGAATTATTCAAATGGGTGAAAATCCAGATTTTGTATTTAATTTTGGAGCTCCAGGTTTGGATGCTATTTCTAAAATGGTATATTTTAATCAGTCTGATCTTGAAGAAAGTTTAGGTATTAAATTTGGTAATTTAAATTTTTTAGTAACTTTACATCCAGTAACTATTTTTTCGCAAGAGCAAAATTTAAACTCTGTTAACGAGCTTTTAAACGCTCTGAGAGAGTATCCAGAAGCTAAAATAATTTTTACAAAAACTAATTCTGATGCATTTGGTATAGCTATTAACAAACTCTTAGAAGAATTTGTCCAAAATAATCCTTTAAATTGCGTAATTCATTCCTCGTTGGGACATAAGCGCTATCTTTCTTTACTTAAATTTGTAGATGTTATGATTGGAAATTCTTCAAGTGCGTTCATAGAGGCTCCAATTTTTAACTTACCTTCAATAAATATTGGGTGTCGTCAGAATGGTAGAGTTGCTGCATCATCTGTAATAAATTGCAGTGACAATAAAGACGAAATTATTACTTCAATTAGTAAAGCATTAAGTAAAGAATTCAAAAAATTAATTGAATTTCAAGATTTACCATATGGTAAAGGTGGAGATAACTCTATTAAAATCTGTAAACAAATAAAATATTTTTTGCTTGATTCAGATTTTTCTAAGCATAAATTTATTAAAAAGAAATTTTTTGATATTGCAAATTTTTAG